Within the Candidatus Palauibacter soopunensis genome, the region GAGCCACGAGAGAGGCCGCCGTGCGAACAGCGCTTCCGCCGCGGCCATCACGTTCCGGCGCAATCGGCGCCGCGTGAGTTCGTCGGGTCGCAGGGGCTCGAGATACTCGGCCCACCCAGGCCCGCGCCCGCCGTCCCGACTCTGGTCTCTCCTATTCATCCTCATCTGCTCCTCCGGCGCCGGACGCGGGCGCTTCGCCGAGAAGGCGGCGCAACGCGTGCCTGCCGTGATGAAGGTTCGCCCTCGAAGTTCCTACGGCGATCCCGAGGATCTCCGCGATCTCTGCGTGGTCGTACCCTTCAAGGTCGTACATCATGACTGCCGTTCTCTGTCGTTCCGGAAGCTGCGCGAGCGCGCCGAGCACCCGCTCCCGGGCATACCTCCGCTCGAATTCACGATGCGGATCGTCTCGCGACGCCGCCGTGTCCGTCAGTTCCGAATGGGTCCGCAGAAGCTCACGCCGCCGGAGGTTCAGGCACGTACTCCTCAGCACGCGATAGAACCACGGACCGAAGCGGCTTCCCGGCCGCAACTGTCCGATCCGCTCGAGCGCGCGAATGAACGCGGCCTGCACCGCGTCTTCCGCGTCCTGCTCGTGGCGCAGAATCGACAACGCCACCGCGTACGCCGGGTCCGTGTATCTCGTCACGAACAGGGAAAACGCCCGCTGGTCGCCGGCCTGCACGGCCTCCACGAGGCCGGGCTCGTCCGCGCCGGGATCCGCCGGTTCCACGGGTCCGGAACCGGGACCCGTCGAATCGCCCGGCGATCCGTTACGCGTTCGCGTTTCCTTCGCCAAAGACGTCCCCATCGCTTGGGTAACACGCCCTCGATGCCGGCCGTTGCACCGGCTCCCGTCGGCGTTCGCCCCGGCGCTTGTTCCTTCACCGTGGCCGTCGCATCTTCGGCTCCGTGAACAACGAAACGCAAGCCCCGTCCGCCGCCGCCGAAACGCCCGATCGAGCCCACGCTCTGGCCGGCCGAACGCTCATCCAGGAACGCATCCGCGGCATGCGAAAAGTCGTGGGGCGAAGGCTCACGCCGGGCGACATCGTTCTCAGGAAGGCGTCTCCGGAGGTGCGGCGCCATCTCTTCGAGGAAGCGTGCGAGCTGTACTGGAACGAGATGAGCTGGGAGGAGATCACCGAAGAGGAACTCATCGGGGACGAGGAACTCACGGAGATGATCTTCCCCGGCCTGCTCGCGCTCATCGACGCGTTCCTTCCGAAGGCTCCGAACGGGGAGCCGGACAGGGACCGGGAACACCGCGATGTCGTACACGATTTCCTGGACTGGCTGGCCGCCCGGCTCGTGACCCTGCGCGAGGCGCGACCCTCCGCGGAGGACGCGCGGGCGCGGAACCTCCGCCAGAAGAACGTGACCGACTCCCTCATCGACCTCATCGCGTTTCGCGTGTGCGCACTGACTACCGACGAGATCGAGACCTACCAGAGCGCCTGACTCCACTCGAAGAACAAGACGGATGAATACAATAGTCTGCATGAAACGCGTGCCGGACTCGGCCACGCGGGTGAGAGTGACGCCCGACGGCGCGGGACTGGACCCGGCCGGCGTCAAGTACGTCGTGAACCCGTACGACGAGTTCGCGCTCGAGGATGCGATCCGCCGCAAGGAAGAGGCGGGGGAGGGGAAGGTGACGGTCGTCGCGCTCGGCCCCCCCGAGACTGCCGAATCGATCCGCCAGGCGCTCGCGATGGGGGCGGATGAGGGCGTCCTGCTCGTGTGCGAGGGTTCGCACGACGCGCTCTCCGTGGCGCGGGCGCTCGCCGACGAGGTTCGAGGCCGCGAGGTCGATCTCGTGCTGTTCGGGAAGCAGGCGATCGATGACGACAACATGCAGGTCCCGCAGATGGTGGCCGAGTTTCTCGGCCTCCCGTGCGCGACCGTCGTCGTCGGCCTCGATATCGCGGGACGGAAAGCGACGGCGCGCCGCGAGGTCGAGGGCGGTCACGAGGTCGTCGAGTTTTCGCTGCCCGCTGTCGTGTCGACGCAGAAAGGGCTGAACGAGCCGCGGTATCCGAGCCTCAAGGGGATCATGGCGGCGAAGCGAAAGCCTCTCGAGGAGCGGGAGGTGACGCTCGATGCGCCGACCATCGAATTCCTCCGCCTCGACGAACCCCCGGCGCCGGCCGCGGGCCGGATCGTCGGGGAGGGGGCGGACGCCGTGCCGGAGCTGGTGAAGGCGCTGCGCGACGAAGCGGGGGTGCTCTGATGCCCAGGGCGCTGGCGTACGCCGAAATCCGCGAAGGAACGGTGAGCCGGGCCTCGCAGGAGGCGGTCGGGCTCGCGCGACGGATCACCGCCGATGTCGGCGGAGAGACCCACGTCGTCGCGCTCGGTCCTCCCGGTACGGAGGCGGCGGCCGCGCAACTCGGCGGCTTCGGTGCCGACCGCACCTGGGTCGGTGAGTCGGAGGCGCTCGCGCTGTGTCAGCCGGACATCGCCGCCGCGGCCATCGCCCGGCTGGTCGAGGCCGGGGACTACGACGCCGTGATATTCGCGGCGACGGCCCAGGGGAGGGACATCGCGCCCCGCGTCGGCGCGCGGCTCGGGCGGAGCGTGGCCTCGGAAGTCATCGAGTGCCGGCGGGAGGACGGCGCCATCGTCGTCCGCCGGCCCATGTACGCCGGGAAAGCGATCGCGACCCTTCGCTTCACTCCGGGTCCGGCCGTGATGACGATCCGGGCCAACGTCTTCGCGCCGGCCGGGGAGGGCGCGGCGGGGGAGATGTCGAAGCTGGATCTCGAGGGCCTCGAGGGCCGGGCGCGGACGGCCGCACTGGAGCTGGGGGATCGCGACCGCCTCGACGTGAGCGAGGCAACGACGATCGTCTCGGGCGGCCGCGGGATGCAGGGGCCGGAGCACTGGCCGCTGCTCGAGGCGCTGGTGGAAGCGCTGGGCGACGAAGCGGCGCTCGGCGCGAGCCGGGCGGTGGTGGATGCGGGCTGGCGGCCGCACGGCGAGCAGGTCGGCCAGACCGGCAAGACCGTGTCGCCCAACCTGTACTTCGCGGTCGGGATCAGCGGGGCGATCCAGCACCTGGCCGGGATGCGCACGGCCAAGGTCATCGTGGCGATCAACCGCGATGCGGATGCGCCGATCTTCGGGGTGGCGGACTACGGTCTCGTCGGGGACGTGTTCGAGGTGCTGCCCGCGCTCACGGAGGCGGTTCGCGAAGCGCGCCGGGGCGACTAGCGTAGTGTCGCACGACGCGGGTCCGGATCGGCCGGCATGAGTCTCCGGGCCGTGCGCGAGGACATCGCGCGCTGGGCGGAGCGGGGCGATCCCATCGCCATGGCGACGCTCATCGCCGTGCGCCGTTCCGCCCCTCTGCCACCGGGCGCGCGGTTCGCGATCTCGGCCGCCGGGGAGCTGAGCGGCTCGATCTCGAGCGGGTGCGTGGAGGGCGACTTGCACGAACGGCTCTCCGCGCTGCTGGGCGGCGGCGCGCCGGCCTCGGTCACGTACGGGATCACCGACGAGATGGCCGCGGGCGTGGGGCTCGCCTGCGGCGGGGAGATCGACGTCCTCCTCGACCGCTACGATCCCGGCGACCCCGTCTGGCATCGCCTCTGGCAGCTCCAGGAGGCCGGCGCCCCGGGCGTCCTCCTCACCGGCGCGGCGCCGCCCACGCACTCGCGGCAACTCCTCCTCGAACCGGACCGGTCGCTGGGAACGCTCGGATCGGCCGAACTCGACCGGGCGGCCCGCTCCCGCGTAGACGATTGGCTCGGCCGATCGGACGCCCGCGTTGTCGAACTCGTGCAGGACGATCCGGACAGCCTCGTCTTCGTCGAGTCCTTCGCCCCGCCCCCGCGGCTCGTCATCGTGGGCGCAACCCCGATCGGGCATGCGCTGTGCGCCATGGCGCACCGAACCGGCTTCGAGGTCGTGGTCGTGGATCCGCGCGAGGCCTTCCTGCGGCCGGAGCGATTCTCGGATGCCGCGTCGCTCGATCCGCGCTGGCCGGACGAGGCGATGGCCGCGCTCGATCTCGACCCTCGAACCAGTGTCGTCATCCTCACGCACGACGAGAAGCTGGATGAACCCGCGCTGGAAACGGCGCTCGCCTCCCGCTGCGGCTACATCGGCCTCCTGGGCGGACGCCGGACGCAGGAGCAACGTCGAGCGGCGCTCCTCGCACGGGGGCTCGACGAGGCGGCATGCGACCGGATCCACGGTCCGGTCGGGCTGCGGATCGGCGCCCGTTCGCCCGCGCAGATCGCCGTCTCCATCCTCGCGCAGCTCATCGCCCTCGACAGAGCTCCCTGACGCCCTGACGTCGGCGCGGTGCCGCGGATCAGTCGCGCGTGCGCCGGATCTTCCAGCGGTCCACCACGCGCCGCCCCCGCACGACCTCGAAGTGATCGAAGTGCGCGACCGTGAGGCAGGCGTGATTCGGAAGGACGCGGACCTTCTCGCCGACGGCGAACCGCCCGGACAGGCGCCCGTGTTCCTGGCTCACCGAGGTCACGCGATGGTCGCCCAGTTCTCGTCCGGACGTGTCACGGAGGAGGCGGCCGTAGTGGGGCGGATCGTCCGGCCCCACATCCTTGGACAGGGCGAGCGCGCCACAGTCCGCAATCGCCCCGTCGGATCCGTCGCGCGCGGAAACGACCGTCGCAAGCACCGTGACCGCGCAGTCGCTCAGCGCGCACGATCCCAGCCGCGTCTGCGTGTAGTCGTAGAGCGCGTAGTTTCCCGGCCGGGTCTCGTCGATCCCCTCCAGCGTCTCGACTCGGCTCATTCCCGGGGTCGAACCGAGCGAGAGCACCCCCGGCTCGAGCCCTGCCGCGCGGAGCGCGCGTCCCACCTCGACCATCGCCCGTCGCTCCTCATCTGCCAGCGCGGCGATGGCGGCGGGCGAATCCGCGCCGTAGGTGTGGCCGGCGTGCGTCAGGCAGCCGCGCAGCGAGAGCCGGCCCGAGCGTGAGATGCGCCTCGCGATCTCGACCACCCGGCCACTGTCGTGCGGGACGCCGGAGCGCCCGTAGCCGCAGTCGATTTCGAGCCATGCCGAAAAGGGGACACCGGCGGCCTCGAGAGCCTCGACGGCCGTGAGGGAGTCCACCGTCACGCCCAGTTCGATGCGCCGGGAGAGCGCGGCCGCCTCGCCGATGCGGGAGAGATTGACGGGAAAGGCCCACAGGATGTCATCGAAGCCCGCCTCCGCGAAGATCCGGGCCTCCGCGAGGGTGGAAACGGCGATGCCCGACGCCCCGCGCGACCGCTGGAGTTCGGCGATCTCCACACACTTGTGCGTCTTCACGTGGGGGCGGAGCCGAACGCCGAGGGCGTCCGTGCGTTCCTGCATGGCCCGGAGGTTGTTCTCCAGGACATCGAGATCGAGGATGAGCGCCGGAGTGCGGAGACCGAACAGGTCCGGCGCGCGGGCGGCAGCGTTCCCGGCGTTCACGCCCTCAAGGTAGTTGGGAGATCACGGTTCCGCTAAGTTGGAGCCGCCGATCCCACTTTAGTGACCGCGAAGCCGTAGAGGTCGTCTTATTCACGAAGAGAAGATCTTTAGGATCGGGCCGGAAGGTCGGGTTCCCGACGATGAACCGAGCGACGCGGATGTCGTGACCGCCGTTCTGGAAGGCGATCGCGAGGCGTACGGGGTTCTCGTGCGCCGGTACAAGGACGTGCTGTACCGCTACGCGGAGCGCATGACCGGGCGCGCGGACGACGCCGCGGATATCGTGCAGCGCACGTTCATTCGCGGTTTTCGGAGCCTCGACCGCTGCCGTGACCGGGAACGGGTAGGGGGCTGGTTGTTTCGAATCGCCGTCAACCTGTGCAAGGATCAGTTGAAGGGGCGGGCACGGCGGGAGGTGTCGCTCGAGGCGGCCGGGCCGCTGACGGCGACGCGAGGTCTTCCCGAGGCGCGCGCCGAACGGGCGGAAATACGGGAGCAGATATACCGGGCCTTGCAGTCGCTGAGCGAAGAGCAGCGTGAAGCCTTTGTCCTCAAGCACGTCGAGGGCTGGTCGTACGAAGAGATGGCTGAGAGACTTGGAGCGTCGGTGTCCGCGTTGAAGATGCGCGTCCATCGGGCTCGGGATCAGTTACAGGTGCTGTTAGAGAACTACCGATGAACGACGATCTGAAGCTGTACCTGGACGGAGAAATCGACCATTCCGAACTCTCGCGGGAGCTTCGGAGGGAAGCCGAACGGTGGGATGCCCTCCTTTCGGACGTGCGGGATTCGGGGGTGCAGGGAGCTCCGGTCGGACTCGAATCGAGGGTCATGGCCGAGGTTCGCCACGAGGGGCGTCGGCCCTTGTCCGGTCTCGTGGACTGGTGGGTGCATCCCCGTTCCGTGCGCGTCCGGCCGTGGCTGGGACTCGCGGCCGCCGCGGTGCTGGCGGCGTTCTTCCTCCTGCCGCGGGAAAACGTATACACCGAGCCGGCGGGGGCGGCGACGGCGCTCGTGGGCGAAGAAGTCCACTACATGCAGTTCCATCTCGAGGCGCCCGGCGCGACGTCGGTCCACGTCGCGGGCGACTTCAACGACTGGCAGCCGGAGGTCGCGCTGGCCGATCCCTATGGGACCGGCGTATGGACCGGGCGGGTGAAGCTCCCGCCCGGCGTACACAAGTACATGTTCCTCGTGGACGGCGAGACCTGGATCACGGATCCGCACGCGGAACGGTATGTGGAGGACGGTTACGGCAACCGGAATGCCGTGATCGCCATCACGGGCGGCGCGGGCGCCCGCTCGCTGGCCCCGTAGCCCGCAGGCAGCCGGTGGCAAGAGCCGTCCTGCGCCGTTCTCCCGCGGTCGTACTCCTCGGCGCCATGCTTCTCGCGTTCGGGCCGCCGCTTGCGGGCCAGGACGCACGCGCGCGCTTCAGCCGTCATCTGGGCGCAGTCTACGCGGCGCGCACCCTTTCCGTCATCGAGGCGGGTGTCCGGGACGGACTGCCCCGAGGTCTCCTGATCGACAAGGCCATGGAGGGCGTGGCGAAGGGGATGTCTCCGGAAGTCGTCCTCGCCGCCGTCGACACGTTCGCCGCGGAGTTGCGGGATGCGGCGTCCGTCATCGGTCCGAGCGCGGCGCCAATCGCGCTCGAGAAGGCCGCGGATGCCCTTCGCCGCGGCGTAAGGCGCGAGCTTCTGATGCGGCTGGGACGTGAACGCGCCGATTTTCCGCTTCTGGTCGTCTCCCTCGAGGAGTTGCTGGACGCCGGCGTGGAACGGGATCTGGCCGAAGACCTTCTGCGCTACGCGGTGGCGGAGGAGTTCGACAGCGATGCGGTGCTCCGACTGCCCGCCAGCGTGAAACTGCTCATTCGGGAGTGCGGCGATGGTCAGCCCGAATCCTGCTGGTCGCAGGCGAGCATAAGGGAGTGCGCCCGCGTGATGCCGACGCGGCCGTGTCCGACCCGAACGCTGGCGGAGGCGGCCCGCTCGGCCGCGGCGCGGCTCCTGCTCGCCCGTTCCCCGCCTCTCCGCGGCTTGCGGATTTCCGGGGGATCGCACTAGCAGCCTTCCCGGTCTCCGCCGTATACTCTCGGACTTTCCGGCGGACGAGCCCGCCGACGCCTTGCCCACGGATGATGGAGAGGGCCTTGGCAGCCAGAGTGACCGCGGCGGTCACGGGTACCGGGAGCTACCTGCCGCCGGACAGCATCGACAACTTCGAGCTTCTCGCCATGGGTACGCTGCGCGAGTCGTTCGACATCGGGCAGGCGCGATCCGCGCTCAGGGGCGTCGAGGGCGCCAACGGGCTGTCGGCCCCCGAGGTCTTCGATCAGTGGGCGTACCAGTTGACCGGCATCAGGTCGCGTCGGCGGATCCCGCCGGGCAGCGATCTGACGACCGAGGACATGTGCGCCCGGGCGGGGCTCGCCGCGCTGGAGGCGGCCGGACGCGAGCCGGACGAGATCGACCAGCTTTACGTCGCGACCGTGTCACCGTCCGACGAAGTTCCGAACAGTGCCTGCACCGTGGCGACGAAGATCGGGAATCCGCGATTGGGAGGATTCGCGATCAACGCGGCCTGCGCCGGCTTCGTGTACGGCGTGGGGGCGGCCTGGTCGGCGATCGTCAGCGGCATGGCGGAGCGGGTCCTGGTGGTCTCGGGTGACGCCCTCACCCGGCTCGTGGACTACACGGACGTGCGGACGGCCGTGCTCTTCGGCGACGGGGCCGGCGCGGTCGTGCTCGAGCGGAGCGAAGCGGATCACGGCGTG harbors:
- a CDS encoding XdhC family protein, whose product is MSLRAVREDIARWAERGDPIAMATLIAVRRSAPLPPGARFAISAAGELSGSISSGCVEGDLHERLSALLGGGAPASVTYGITDEMAAGVGLACGGEIDVLLDRYDPGDPVWHRLWQLQEAGAPGVLLTGAAPPTHSRQLLLEPDRSLGTLGSAELDRAARSRVDDWLGRSDARVVELVQDDPDSLVFVESFAPPPRLVIVGATPIGHALCAMAHRTGFEVVVVDPREAFLRPERFSDAASLDPRWPDEAMAALDLDPRTSVVILTHDEKLDEPALETALASRCGYIGLLGGRRTQEQRRAALLARGLDEAACDRIHGPVGLRIGARSPAQIAVSILAQLIALDRAP
- a CDS encoding sigma-70 family RNA polymerase sigma factor, which produces MTAVLEGDREAYGVLVRRYKDVLYRYAERMTGRADDAADIVQRTFIRGFRSLDRCRDRERVGGWLFRIAVNLCKDQLKGRARREVSLEAAGPLTATRGLPEARAERAEIREQIYRALQSLSEEQREAFVLKHVEGWSYEEMAERLGASVSALKMRVHRARDQLQVLLENYR
- a CDS encoding electron transfer flavoprotein subunit alpha/FixB family protein encodes the protein MPRALAYAEIREGTVSRASQEAVGLARRITADVGGETHVVALGPPGTEAAAAQLGGFGADRTWVGESEALALCQPDIAAAAIARLVEAGDYDAVIFAATAQGRDIAPRVGARLGRSVASEVIECRREDGAIVVRRPMYAGKAIATLRFTPGPAVMTIRANVFAPAGEGAAGEMSKLDLEGLEGRARTAALELGDRDRLDVSEATTIVSGGRGMQGPEHWPLLEALVEALGDEAALGASRAVVDAGWRPHGEQVGQTGKTVSPNLYFAVGISGAIQHLAGMRTAKVIVAINRDADAPIFGVADYGLVGDVFEVLPALTEAVREARRGD
- a CDS encoding beta-ketoacyl-ACP synthase 3 — protein: MAARVTAAVTGTGSYLPPDSIDNFELLAMGTLRESFDIGQARSALRGVEGANGLSAPEVFDQWAYQLTGIRSRRRIPPGSDLTTEDMCARAGLAALEAAGREPDEIDQLYVATVSPSDEVPNSACTVATKIGNPRLGGFAINAACAGFVYGVGAAWSAIVSGMAERVLVVSGDALTRLVDYTDVRTAVLFGDGAGAVVLERSEADHGVLGPMVASGWFARDPLYLVGQSWREDGDRIPILHMEGGPRIVRNAIVKMAEVGEQALHKAGLDWSDVDFVIPHQANARITQGLEQRLELPKGRVVHNIVDYGNMSASTVAVTLDEVVRGKHGPVPTPATIVLTSIGGGYTMAAAVVRI
- a CDS encoding isoamylase early set domain-containing protein, with the translated sequence MNDDLKLYLDGEIDHSELSRELRREAERWDALLSDVRDSGVQGAPVGLESRVMAEVRHEGRRPLSGLVDWWVHPRSVRVRPWLGLAAAAVLAAFFLLPRENVYTEPAGAATALVGEEVHYMQFHLEAPGATSVHVAGDFNDWQPEVALADPYGTGVWTGRVKLPPGVHKYMFLVDGETWITDPHAERYVEDGYGNRNAVIAITGGAGARSLAP
- a CDS encoding RNA polymerase sigma factor → MEPADPGADEPGLVEAVQAGDQRAFSLFVTRYTDPAYAVALSILRHEQDAEDAVQAAFIRALERIGQLRPGSRFGPWFYRVLRSTCLNLRRRELLRTHSELTDTAASRDDPHREFERRYARERVLGALAQLPERQRTAVMMYDLEGYDHAEIAEILGIAVGTSRANLHHGRHALRRLLGEAPASGAGGADEDE
- a CDS encoding electron transfer flavoprotein subunit beta/FixA family protein; this encodes MKRVPDSATRVRVTPDGAGLDPAGVKYVVNPYDEFALEDAIRRKEEAGEGKVTVVALGPPETAESIRQALAMGADEGVLLVCEGSHDALSVARALADEVRGREVDLVLFGKQAIDDDNMQVPQMVAEFLGLPCATVVVGLDIAGRKATARREVEGGHEVVEFSLPAVVSTQKGLNEPRYPSLKGIMAAKRKPLEEREVTLDAPTIEFLRLDEPPAPAAGRIVGEGADAVPELVKALRDEAGVL
- a CDS encoding alanine racemase — translated: MNAGNAAARAPDLFGLRTPALILDLDVLENNLRAMQERTDALGVRLRPHVKTHKCVEIAELQRSRGASGIAVSTLAEARIFAEAGFDDILWAFPVNLSRIGEAAALSRRIELGVTVDSLTAVEALEAAGVPFSAWLEIDCGYGRSGVPHDSGRVVEIARRISRSGRLSLRGCLTHAGHTYGADSPAAIAALADEERRAMVEVGRALRAAGLEPGVLSLGSTPGMSRVETLEGIDETRPGNYALYDYTQTRLGSCALSDCAVTVLATVVSARDGSDGAIADCGALALSKDVGPDDPPHYGRLLRDTSGRELGDHRVTSVSQEHGRLSGRFAVGEKVRVLPNHACLTVAHFDHFEVVRGRRVVDRWKIRRTRD